Part of the Gopherus evgoodei ecotype Sinaloan lineage unplaced genomic scaffold, rGopEvg1_v1.p scaffold_33_arrow_ctg1, whole genome shotgun sequence genome, aGTGTGTGAGAAAGGCCAACTTGAGCAAAGCTTTGAACCAAAATTTGCTAAACAAATCTTTAGACATTTACCTGCATGTTCGCACTTTTATTTGCTGGTAACCATTTCAAACTTCGTGTCTTATACTTGAATTCACTAAAAGTcctgtcttcttttttttatGAATTGATTTCATTTTGTAATCTAAACCAATCCAATGATGTGTTtcaactgaactgtttggtaactccagttaaactagcaaaattattttatattgacTCTGTACAGAAGCAATGAATCTTTAATATCTGAAGTGTGCAGAAGAGGGgcaggacagtgcagaacacaggtTTTTGgtaaaattcaggactgggagaatgCTGGGGTTACCTGCAAGTAGTAATCAagactggtggaagccagggtatGACTGGTAGGTTGTTGACAGGCTGCTGAGGTCAGAGCTGCTGGTCCAGCACTGCAGCTCTTCACAGACACCGAGAAGGTGACACCTACAAGCTGGTAGGCCGGTTGTGAGagtcccaggttgggagctacaacagcaaagcattgtaaggcacccagggTTATGGGGCGGGCTGTGACACAAACCTCACTGGTTTGGATCGCACTCCAGAATATTACAGACACCCCTgatgagaacccctggtctatgaGTACATCCACTTTGCAAATACTCCTTCTTCTCAACCCTGAGCCTTTAGGCACCATGAGGAATCTGTGGCCCATGTGAGCTGTGCACTATCAGGGCTTCAGGAAGATGAATGGAGACAGTTGTTAGTAGGGGGCATTTTGAGTGTGTAGGTTGCTCCCGTTCACTCCCAAAGACCCCACATTAGAGATGACCACTGATGGAGCTCAGAAGTTCTGCTGATGCAGGGGTACTCCCATTGTGGCAGAGTACACAGTCTGGAATTTGGTAAACAAAGATAATTTCCAAGCAACTGTAACAGTAAACATGgagttaatattcttttaataacAGTAATGTACTGGGATTGCATCATAATTATTATCATCACTGTTCCTTCTTCAGGCATATTTTGAAGTTAATAAATGGAGAAGAAGAACTTCACCACCCCAGTGACAGAATTTGTCCTCTTGGGCCTCACTCAGAGACCTGAGCTGCAGCCATTCCTTTATGTTACTTTCTTCATAGTCTACATAAACACTTGGCTGGGAAacttcatcatcatcaccactgtGATCTCTGACTGCCAGCTCCAAACCTCCATGTATATCCTGCTGGCCAACTTGGCTTTCCTAGATATCAGCGAATCATCAGTCAGTACTCCAAAATTACTCTCAGATCTCCTCTCACAGCATAAAATGATCTCATTCAATGAATGCATCCTTCAGATGTTTTTCTTCCACTTCTTTGCTGGTGCTATGGGGTTTTGCCTTGTGGGGATGGCGGTCGATCGGTACGTGGCCATCTATAAACCACTGCAGTACTTGACTATCATGAACTGGGGTGTATGCATGAGGATAGTGGCACTGGCATGGCTGGTTGGATTGGTTCACTCTGCTATTCAGACTGGACTGCTCCTCCAGTTACCGTTCTGTGGTCCAAACGTCCTGGACAATTTCTACTGTGATGTCCCACAAGTCATCAAACTGGCCTGCACCAACACTCACTTGGCTGAAATGCAGATGAATTTCAACAGTGGGTTAGTGATCATAATACTATTCATCATTCTGCTTATTTCTTACACCGTCATCTTAATCAAGATCAGGACATATGTCACGGAAGGGAAGCACAAGGCTCTGTCCACCTGTGGAACCCAGATCACTGTGATGTGTTTGCAATTCATACCCAGCATCTTCGTCTATGCTTTGCCCATCAACCAGTTCGCCCTGCATAAGGTGGTCTCAGTCATTTACTCTGTAATCACTCCAATGCTGAACCCGATGGTCTAAACCCTGAGAAACGCTGAGATGAAGAAGGCCATCAGGAGACTATTGAACAGAATGCTGTTCTCACGGCAGGAAAGACAAACATAGTTTATTTCTCAATGTCCATTTGTGTTAAAAACCTGATCTCAGTCATATATCAGAGATCAGACATATGTGGCacgtgaagtgtgtgtgtggtcaaaTAAGATCAAATCCTGCACACTCATGAGATTCTCAGTTCACAAATGCATAATAGATGGAGAGCCAGAACCTCCATATAAGGAAGAAAAGCAGTCAGTGGAAATAAAACTTAGCTCCATATTGGTAAATagtccagatccccagctggaggAAATAGGTGCATCTCACTAAATGACTTCCACTACCTAGGGCTTTGACACTGAGAACTGCTGGTCAAAATTATTCTAAGAATGATTTCAACTAATGAGGAATCCATGAAAATAAAtatcttctaaaaaaaatctgttgaatAAATTTTGTATCATTACTAATGGACTGATTGTGATGAAGAAATTACTATCAAATGTTCCAATAATTAATAAGGTCATTTTTTACTTTATGGCTAATTCTGTTATCCCTTATACATATACAGCACTTATCTGCATTTATCATGTGAAGTCTCATGAAAATCTTTTAATAATCTTCacaacttactttaaaaaaatatttggttttagtTCTCTACATGCTATTTCTATTTGTAATCCTAACTTCACAGGTTAAACTGAAAAGGTTTGCTTCCTTTTTCTGCTAATCCTGATACAGAATGGAAGTAGAATGGGAAACATTtttgatggatttttttaataattctccTTTTCATTCATAATatacacattttgatttttccacaTTTACTCCTTTTCTAAGGAAGAAAGAAGTTGGGCCATTCATCCCAATATAAATTGAAGATCAGATAGAGAAAATCTTAGCAACACTGAATTCCCTCAAAGTTCTATCCCTAGTGGGAATGAATCACACTGTAACCATTAAAAGTTCCACCCTTGTAATTAATCCCATAGGACAAAGTGCTAAGAACATGCAAATaggttcagaatttttttttctaatctttGCTTTAAACTCACAAGCAGAGAATATGGATTTAAAACTGTGTAATGGGCCAGATGCCCAGCTGATATAAAAGGGCCAGATATCCAGTTGGAGAAAATAGGCCTAGGTACTATGAAGACAGTGGAACTGTATCAATATACATCAGCAGAGGACTTGGTCCTTAGCTTTCAGCGTTTGCTTTTGGGTTCCACTTTATGACCTACTTCAACCAGCCAGGGCAGCCTGAGCTGTGGGTTCTTCTGATGGCTGAATCCCTAGAATGGTTAATGTGATGTGGAGCGGGGAGGTGGAATCCCTGCTCATCCAGAAGAGATTATGTGGAGTAAATGGAGGAACAGGCTTTTTCAGGACAGATAAGTTTCTGGCACCACTATGCTCTTAGCTATTCCAGGTCACATGTTGGTACTATAAGTATATTTTTTATTCTGCAAACATCTTGGGACACCCTTTGTGCCTCAGGCCTGGCTTGTTTTTAGCCAAGGGTCCTTCCAGGGATGCTACCATTGTGTGAGATTTGGGCAGCTGCTGTTCTCCCTCTGTGGGTTTAGGGTCAGCTAGGGCaggttgtctggctggtttgctcCGAGGTGAGATCAGAGTTGGGCTCACAGCCCTGGAGACCAGATTCAGCTATTTAGACCCAGAACAGTGACATCCTGGGCTGTGACCATATCTGAAGCCTGCACAAGctgggatcatctctagagcTGGGAGGGACTTTCAGTCTCTGGTCCCATTTAGTCCATCACCTCTCAGCCAAGCCTGCcctaggaggggagcagggagcacccATCTGTGGAATAGATCCTGGTCTGCTAAGAACTACAGAGACTCAGCAACTCCAGCGAAAGGGCATGGAAATGGCTGTGGGCGAATACAGCGATGGAAgcatgagagacagacagataaattataacccttctgccaggcagagTTGATAGCAACAAGGTTAGGGTTCAGTACATAGAGATTCCCTTTCAACaatgcaatgcaaaactggctcgagcccccatccagtgatctgggaa contains:
- the LOC115641195 gene encoding olfactory receptor 4D1-like, whose translation is MEKKNFTTPVTEFVLLGLTQRPELQPFLYVTFFIVYINTWLGNFIIITTVISDCQLQTSMYILLANLAFLDISESSVSTPKLLSDLLSQHKMISFNECILQMFFFHFFAGAMGFCLVGMAVDRYVAIYKPLQYLTIMNWGVCMRIVALAWLVGLVHSAIQTGLLLQLPFCGPNVLDNFYCDVPQVIKLACTNTHLAEMQMNFNSGLVIIILFIILLISYTVILIKIRTYVTEGKHKALSTCGTQITVMCLQFIPSIFVYALPINQFALHKVVSVIYSVITPMLNPMV